The region TAATACAGCATATAGCGAGTATTAGACTGGGTGACAACATATTGTTTATCACCTAATACAACCGCAGGATCATCTTTTGAGTCTGCCGTTTTTTCACTGATATCAAATAGGGGTGATGGAGCATTACCAAAATAACTACGAAATTCAGCCATGGACGTAATCCGCCATGGCTTATTTAATAACGATTTACTGCCATTAATGGCTTTTTCGGTATAACCGATAAAAGCAGGGACAGCCGTTGCCACTTCAACAACAGAATTAGGAAATGCATTTTTTTCAACAATATACACGCCCGGTGTTTTCATCACGCCCATAATCTATTCCTTTACAATTAAAAGTTAACAAAAATTTCAGAAATTTGAGTTATTTTAGTGTCAATGGATTCCTGGTAGCCCTTACCAGCTTGAGCTGTAGGTAAATGATGGATCACAACTTTATTTCCTTTAGCTCGTTTATCAACTAATTGAAAATGATGTTCACTAAACTGTTTCAATTCAAGTCGACAATGGCTTCTAAAAATGGCCATCTGTTCTCCACTTTCAGAAACATCTATGCTTTTTTTGTCAAAAAATACCGATTTATTTATATCAACAACATCAAAATTACCGCTAGAACGGCCATAAACACGGTATTCCCAATAGGATTTCCTGTTATCTACCTTCGCAATTAAATTTAATCTATTATTACTCACGACATCATTAGAGATTATATCAAGTAATTTTTTATTTATATGAATTGAAATAAAAAACACAACTTTAGCATGACTAAATTTAATCGCAGAAACATCCTCAGGCTTTAACTCATCAAGACTTAAGAAGTCTTCTTCTGATATATACTCTTGTTGATGTAAAACAACATCACCTTTAATGAAATTTAATTCATCATTAGAGATTCGATTTGCTAACATCACAATTTTGTTTTCTTTTAATAATGTAATCGATGAATAATCACTAAGATTAGGTTCATGGCTAGTCACCATAAAGTCAAACACTAAGGGGTCATTGTCATCTGATGCGTATGACATCATTAATTTAAGTTTATCTAAATCATATAATACCCCAACACCGCCAACATAAGGCTTAAAAATGACACCTGTATTTTTTGCTTGCCTCAGGGTTTCAGCTGTGGGGTGAAAGTTCAAGCCTTCACACACTAGCGATTTAAAATACTGATGCTTTAAGTTTATTTTATACATAACCCTATAATTCATAGAGATATCTATTCCTTTGTACCCGTTGATACTTCTGCTTCTGAGAGTTGACTTATTCTTGATACCGTCGCCTTAGGATCTATGGTCACCATTCTGATTTTATACAGAATTGATGGCATATACTTAGCGCCTAGCATGCTCCATACATTACTTTGTTCATGCCTTTCAATGTTCTCGATATCTAAGATTATTTTTTCTATATTTTGATCTAAATCAGGGGAGTTTTGATGATTAAAAACAGGTTCAAGTTGAAAATAGCTAATGACACTCGACATGAATTTAAGTGATTCATTATAATTATTATCAGTAAAGTTGGCGACAACCATAAGATAAAGATTGAGAAATATAGGCTTAACATTAGATAAACCGTTGGAATTGATAAGTGGAGGCACACTTACTTTAACAGCCGTTTCTTTTTCAATGTTTATTAAAAATAGTACAACTCTATTGTTAATGTTCGAACTTAGACTACCATCGTGCCCAACTAAATTAGAAACGATCACAATATCTTCAGCCAATTCAAATTTAAATTTCAAATGCTGATTCAATTTATTTGCTATATAACTCACACAAGACAATATCAAATGTTCACCCTCATACGGACATGACACTAATGAATACTGCAAAACATATAATTAACACATTATCTAAAAAAAACAATAGAATTAACAATAAAATTCACTATCCATAACGGGGAGACACATCAATATTTTTTATCGCCATGAAGCGAATCTGGCTGATGTCTCTTAAGATCAGAAATTAAGGCATCACAGCTTGGTTGAAAATGTTATTAATAGGATGCAAAATATGCCAAACAGTCATGAATTTACCTAAATGTGGGACATAAAATGCTAACCAAGATATCACCATCTTATGATGAAAAAGTTGGCCAACTTAACAGTATCAATGTCATTGTTGGATCCATGAATCCAGTTAAAATCCAAGCTTCAAAATACGCACTCAATCAATTATTCCCCAACGCGATCATTCATTGCCAAGGAACTCACGCTCCCTCAGGTGTTGCAGCACAGCCTATGACCAAAGAGGAAACGTTACAAGGTGCGATCAACAGAGTTGAATATTGCCAAAACCTTGAAAATGGCCTAACCGCTGATCTTGTTATTGCCATAGAGGGAGGTGTTGATCAATTTGCTCATGGTCCAGCAACATTTGCTTATGTGGTTATTGCCAATAAAAACCAACAAATGATTGGTTGTAGTGCGCAACTTCCCCTTCCTCCTATGATTTACCAGGCATTAAATGAAGGCGAAGAACTCGGCAATGTAATGGACAGACTGTTTAATACCGATAACATCAAGCAAAAAGGAGGAGCAATAGGACTATTAACCCAAGGAGCAGCAACCCGAGAAAGTATCTATACTCAAGCACTCATATTAGCCATGTCTCCTCTATTAAACACCAAGCTCTATCAAACCTAGACCTAGTTTTTTTTGCAAAACCTTGCTAGCCTCAAGTTAATACGAATCAATTTCACCTAAATTTACGTCAAACACACTGAAATTTATAACATAATAAAGAGTGGAGATTTAAATGGACTACAGACGTATACCGCATTCCAACCTTGATGTTAGTGAACTCTGCTTAGGTACCATGACTTGGGGTGAACAAAATACCCAACCAGACGCATTTACCCAACTCGACTACGCCATCGATCAAGGCATCAATTTTATTGATGCCGCAGAAATGTACCCCGTTCCTCCTAAAGCAGAAACTCAGGGTGCCACAGAGCGTATCCTAGGTAATTACTTAAAAAAAACAGGCAAAAGAGACAAATTAATCATCGCGACTAAAGTCTCTGCATCGGGAGGGAAAAATGATTATATACGCACGAATATGGCGCTGGACTGGCGTAATATCCATGAGGCGGTCGATGCCTCTCTCGAGCGTTTACAAATA is a window of Shewanella sp. VB17 DNA encoding:
- a CDS encoding DUF4255 domain-containing protein, with protein sequence MNQHLKFKFELAEDIVIVSNLVGHDGSLSSNINNRVVLFLINIEKETAVKVSVPPLINSNGLSNVKPIFLNLYLMVVANFTDNNYNESLKFMSSVISYFQLEPVFNHQNSPDLDQNIEKIILDIENIERHEQSNVWSMLGAKYMPSILYKIRMVTIDPKATVSRISQLSEAEVSTGTKE
- the yjjX gene encoding inosine/xanthosine triphosphatase; translated protein: MLTKISPSYDEKVGQLNSINVIVGSMNPVKIQASKYALNQLFPNAIIHCQGTHAPSGVAAQPMTKEETLQGAINRVEYCQNLENGLTADLVIAIEGGVDQFAHGPATFAYVVIANKNQQMIGCSAQLPLPPMIYQALNEGEELGNVMDRLFNTDNIKQKGGAIGLLTQGAATRESIYTQALILAMSPLLNTKLYQT